The Dehalogenimonas lykanthroporepellens BL-DC-9 genome includes a window with the following:
- a CDS encoding glycine betaine/L-proline ABC transporter, ATPase subunit (TIGRFAM: glycine betaine/L-proline ABC transporter, ATPase subunit~PFAM: ABC transporter related; CBS domain containing protein~KEGG: dap:Dacet_2436 glycine betaine/L-proline ABC transporter, ATPase subunit~SMART: AAA ATPase) yields MIELVNLTKRYSPAASPAVDRLSLQVGDGEMVVIIGPSGCGKTTTLRMINRLIEPTSGRILIEGNDVTDRRPEELRRSIGYAIQSVGLFPHMTVAGNIAVVPQLLGWEKGRIDSRVRELLQLIGLKPDTYYAKFPYQLSGGEAQRIGVARALAADPPILLMDEPFGAVDPLTRETLQAQFVEIQRELKKTVILVTHDLDEAIRLADRIAIMRAGRLVQYDTPETVLRHPADRFVHDFVGTDRALKRLSRINIRPFIHQSSGIDVGASALEAEQACRTCRWIWVTDNGHLIGWLDRTSLAPGLAPAQVMERVVPDELAVRDSASFREALSRMLAQGIKNLPVIDRDGILLGEVRMGDIEKATAEGET; encoded by the coding sequence ATGATAGAACTGGTAAATTTGACCAAGCGATATTCCCCGGCCGCTTCGCCGGCAGTTGACCGCCTGTCACTTCAGGTCGGTGACGGCGAGATGGTCGTCATCATTGGGCCGTCGGGTTGCGGCAAAACGACCACACTACGCATGATAAACCGTCTTATCGAGCCGACCTCCGGCCGGATTCTTATTGAGGGGAATGATGTAACCGACCGCCGCCCCGAAGAGCTTCGTCGCTCCATCGGCTATGCTATTCAGAGTGTCGGTCTTTTCCCTCACATGACCGTAGCCGGTAATATCGCCGTCGTGCCCCAACTGCTGGGCTGGGAGAAGGGGCGTATCGATTCCAGGGTGCGGGAACTATTACAGCTCATTGGGCTCAAACCCGACACCTATTATGCCAAGTTTCCCTACCAGTTGTCCGGCGGCGAAGCCCAGCGCATTGGCGTCGCCCGGGCTCTGGCGGCTGACCCGCCGATTCTGCTCATGGATGAGCCTTTCGGTGCGGTGGATCCGCTGACCCGCGAAACACTTCAAGCCCAGTTCGTAGAAATCCAGCGGGAATTGAAAAAAACGGTCATTCTGGTGACCCATGACCTGGATGAAGCCATTCGGCTGGCCGACCGTATCGCCATCATGCGCGCTGGTCGACTGGTGCAGTACGATACCCCGGAAACCGTTCTACGTCATCCGGCCGACCGTTTCGTTCATGATTTTGTCGGCACTGACCGGGCGCTCAAGCGGCTGTCGCGTATCAATATCCGGCCGTTCATTCATCAGTCATCCGGTATCGATGTCGGTGCTTCCGCTCTTGAGGCCGAGCAGGCCTGCCGCACCTGCCGCTGGATATGGGTCACTGATAACGGCCACCTTATCGGTTGGCTGGACCGGACCAGCCTTGCTCCCGGTCTGGCGCCGGCGCAAGTCATGGAACGGGTAGTGCCGGATGAACTGGCGGTCAGAGACAGCGCTTCCTTCCGGGAAGCCCTGTCCCGGATGCTGGCCCAGGGCATCAAGAACCTGCCGGTAATCGACCGCGACGGTATTCTTCTGGGAGAAGTCAGAATGGGCGATATTGAAAAAGCCACCGCCGAGGGCGAAACATGA
- a CDS encoding binding-protein-dependent transport systems inner membrane component (PFAM: binding-protein-dependent transport systems inner membrane component~KEGG: csa:Csal_2944 binding-protein-dependent transport systems inner membrane component), whose translation MKSRLPPIIKGADNVAVVGSVLGIASMFAGWLTLKANRLAQGEHHTLLSAAGGVFWVLLGLWLIALLLALAPRRRELILLRGATGTAILIWTGIVVSGASTGLLEGATSSARVALGGGFWLSLLAVYIVIYTASSHPAGSRPLQLAVALTGPLALGVMLVLGMFDDLSIMREYLTNRDRFGQELFRHLMLAGVSVGAAALAGVSLGVWAARHRRSEKFIFAVTNITQTIPSLALFGLMIAPLSFLSFQFPFLREIGIRGIGVAPAVIALFIYSLLPIVRNTFIGLRQIDAGVMDAGRGMGMSRGQLFRRIEIPLAMPLILEGLRIASVQAVGLTAVAALIGAGGLGWFIFQGLGQAAPDMILLGTLPIIALALVVDAVMRLAIILGSPRGLGGSVT comes from the coding sequence GTGAAATCCAGGTTGCCCCCGATAATAAAAGGAGCCGACAACGTAGCTGTTGTCGGCTCCGTGCTTGGTATCGCCTCAATGTTCGCCGGCTGGCTGACTCTTAAAGCCAACCGGCTGGCTCAGGGTGAACACCATACTCTGCTGTCCGCCGCCGGTGGTGTCTTCTGGGTTTTGCTTGGCCTGTGGCTGATAGCCCTTCTGCTGGCGCTGGCCCCCAGGCGTCGGGAATTGATTCTGCTCCGTGGTGCCACCGGCACCGCGATTCTAATTTGGACCGGTATTGTTGTCTCCGGGGCGTCAACAGGACTGCTGGAAGGGGCAACATCTTCAGCCCGGGTGGCGCTTGGCGGCGGGTTCTGGCTCAGCCTGCTGGCGGTATATATCGTCATCTATACCGCCAGCAGTCATCCGGCGGGCAGTCGTCCCCTTCAATTGGCGGTGGCGCTGACCGGGCCTCTGGCGCTGGGAGTGATGCTGGTTTTGGGGATGTTCGATGACCTGTCCATCATGCGGGAATATCTCACCAACCGGGACCGTTTTGGGCAGGAGTTATTTCGCCACCTGATGCTGGCCGGCGTCAGTGTCGGTGCCGCCGCTCTGGCCGGGGTCAGTCTTGGTGTCTGGGCGGCCCGTCACCGACGTTCTGAAAAATTCATTTTTGCCGTCACCAACATTACCCAGACCATACCCAGCCTGGCGCTGTTCGGTCTGATGATCGCGCCTTTGTCCTTTCTATCCTTCCAGTTCCCGTTTCTGCGTGAAATCGGTATCCGGGGCATCGGTGTGGCCCCGGCGGTTATCGCGCTGTTCATCTATTCGCTGTTACCTATTGTCAGAAACACCTTTATCGGCCTGCGGCAGATTGATGCCGGGGTCATGGATGCCGGCAGAGGCATGGGCATGAGCCGTGGTCAGCTGTTCCGGCGTATTGAGATACCGCTGGCCATGCCCCTTATCCTGGAAGGCTTGCGCATTGCTTCGGTGCAGGCTGTTGGTCTGACCGCGGTGGCCGCCCTTATCGGCGCCGGCGGACTGGGCTGGTTCATTTTTCAGGGGCTGGGACAGGCCGCCCCGGACATGATTCTGTTGGGGACATTGCCCATAATTGCGCTGGCTCTGGTGGTGGACGCGGTCATGCGTCTGGCCATAATTCTTGGCTCGCCCCGCGGTCTCGGAGGAAGTGTTACATGA
- a CDS encoding Substrate-binding region of ABC-type glycine betaine transport system (PFAM: Substrate-binding region of ABC-type glycine betaine transport system~KEGG: bac:BamMC406_5059 substrate-binding region of ABC-type glycine betaine transport system), translating to MKRVVFTLLAALVVLGAVVSGCSNDDPNDQPSEVKRVTVGSKIDTEGGLLGQIIVLLLQDAGFEVTDRTGTGTTPVVRNAIISGEIDIYPEYTGNGAFFFDETDSPVWNDAQQGYLRVKELDKAANSIEWLTPAPANNTWAIAVTEALAQSAGLVSLEDLADYVNGGGNFKLAGSAEFFDSPLAMPAFEAAYGFSLSAGQTIIVGSGDTAQTEQAASQGTDGVNAAMAYGTDGALAAFGLVVLEDTLGVQPIYEPAPLVRAEVLATYPEIAQILNPVFQTLDLVTLQTLNGRIVVDGESASTVARHYLTTNGFIN from the coding sequence ATGAAAAGAGTAGTTTTTACCTTGCTGGCGGCGCTGGTTGTCTTAGGCGCTGTCGTCAGCGGGTGCAGTAACGATGACCCCAATGACCAGCCATCCGAGGTCAAGAGAGTCACGGTAGGTTCCAAAATAGACACTGAGGGCGGACTGCTGGGTCAGATAATTGTCCTCCTGCTCCAGGATGCCGGATTCGAGGTGACAGACCGCACCGGCACCGGCACTACTCCGGTAGTACGCAACGCCATCATTTCCGGTGAAATCGATATTTATCCGGAATATACCGGCAACGGCGCCTTTTTCTTCGATGAAACTGATTCCCCGGTCTGGAATGACGCACAACAGGGATACCTGCGGGTTAAGGAATTGGATAAAGCCGCCAATAGCATAGAGTGGCTGACGCCGGCCCCGGCCAACAATACCTGGGCTATTGCCGTGACCGAAGCGCTGGCACAGTCCGCCGGGCTGGTCAGTCTGGAAGATTTGGCTGACTATGTCAACGGCGGCGGCAATTTCAAACTGGCCGGTTCGGCGGAGTTCTTCGACAGTCCGTTAGCCATGCCGGCCTTTGAAGCGGCTTATGGTTTTTCACTGAGTGCCGGTCAGACCATAATCGTCGGTAGCGGCGATACCGCTCAGACCGAACAGGCGGCTTCGCAGGGTACCGATGGGGTAAACGCCGCCATGGCGTACGGTACCGATGGGGCTCTGGCGGCATTCGGGCTTGTGGTGCTGGAGGATACGCTGGGCGTTCAGCCCATTTATGAACCGGCACCGTTAGTCAGAGCCGAAGTACTGGCGACATATCCTGAAATTGCCCAGATACTTAACCCGGTATTCCAGACGCTTGACCTGGTGACTCTCCAGACACTGAACGGCCGAATTGTTGTTGATGGAGAGTCAGCTTCAACCGTCGCCAGGCATTACCTGACGACCAACGGTTTTATCAACTGA
- a CDS encoding reductive dehalogenase (TIGRFAM: reductive dehalogenase~KEGG: dev:DhcVS_1342 reductive dehalogenase) has protein sequence MEKFHSTVSRREFMKGLGVAGAGLGVASLNVPAFADIDELTSSAPSSMHRWWVKERDFEDITSPVDWNVWQAYDPSLRPMPSFFDGPLSPEKREARAERHKQGIVNNWPGTTLRDLALDGATGGNAPSIPWDSNNVDTPAQRGAPGPWQGTAEENLQTCRAAAHFYGAPKVGAIEINDHMKRLFNVNVVWENIDEPSYDGNIYHIPNKCRYILVWIVKQNYYMSQLALRNDPDDPWYNTVFRQGKAGENQAYSHGPQVRNQITKFIKGLGYHALKPQASQNVGFGVFAGLIEQGRASMGCSPDYGNLIRYVDFAVTDMPLAPTKPIESGLVKFCETCKRCAENCPSKSLSLETEQTWDTAHPGNNPGIKHWPMDWGSCGEYGGPFDCVNCHSICPMNHPEDAVVHPFVRATAGTTTLFNGFFAAMDETMGYGKQRTDEEHLAWWNRDLSNWKEDSLLGFGTKGW, from the coding sequence ATGGAAAAGTTTCACAGTACGGTAAGCCGGCGGGAATTCATGAAAGGATTGGGGGTTGCCGGCGCGGGTCTTGGAGTGGCGTCACTGAACGTTCCAGCGTTCGCCGATATCGACGAACTGACCTCTTCAGCTCCTTCCAGCATGCACCGCTGGTGGGTCAAGGAAAGAGACTTCGAGGACATCACTTCACCGGTTGACTGGAATGTCTGGCAAGCCTATGATCCTTCCCTGCGTCCCATGCCCAGCTTTTTCGATGGACCGCTCAGCCCGGAAAAACGTGAAGCCAGAGCTGAACGTCACAAGCAGGGTATAGTTAACAACTGGCCTGGGACTACCTTGCGTGATCTGGCACTTGACGGAGCTACCGGCGGCAACGCGCCGTCCATTCCCTGGGATTCCAACAACGTGGATACACCGGCTCAGCGGGGCGCCCCCGGCCCCTGGCAGGGAACTGCGGAAGAAAATCTGCAGACCTGCAGGGCGGCGGCCCATTTTTACGGGGCGCCCAAGGTCGGTGCCATAGAAATCAATGATCACATGAAGCGGTTGTTCAATGTAAATGTCGTCTGGGAGAACATCGACGAACCTTCATATGACGGCAATATTTATCATATTCCGAACAAGTGCCGTTACATACTGGTCTGGATAGTCAAGCAGAATTACTATATGTCGCAACTGGCTTTACGCAATGATCCCGATGATCCCTGGTATAACACCGTGTTTCGGCAAGGGAAAGCCGGTGAGAATCAGGCTTATTCCCATGGCCCGCAAGTCCGCAATCAGATTACCAAGTTTATCAAGGGTCTGGGCTATCATGCCTTGAAACCCCAGGCCAGTCAGAACGTAGGCTTCGGTGTTTTCGCCGGCCTTATCGAGCAGGGCAGGGCCAGTATGGGCTGTTCTCCGGATTACGGCAATCTCATCAGATATGTAGATTTCGCGGTGACCGACATGCCCTTGGCGCCGACCAAACCCATAGAATCCGGTCTGGTCAAATTCTGTGAAACCTGTAAGCGGTGTGCCGAAAATTGTCCCTCAAAATCTTTATCGCTGGAAACGGAACAGACCTGGGATACGGCGCATCCCGGCAACAATCCCGGCATCAAGCACTGGCCCATGGATTGGGGTAGTTGTGGCGAGTACGGCGGTCCCTTCGACTGCGTCAATTGCCATAGTATCTGTCCGATGAATCATCCTGAAGATGCTGTGGTTCACCCATTCGTCAGAGCTACTGCCGGTACCACGACGTTGTTCAACGGTTTCTTCGCCGCCATGGATGAAACCATGGGTTATGGAAAACAGCGTACCGATGAAGAGCATCTGGCCTGGTGGAACCGGGATTTAAGTAACTGGAAGGAAGACTCTCTGCTGGGTTTCGGCACCAAAGGCTGGTAA
- a CDS encoding Uracil phosphoribosyltransferase (KEGG: deg:DehalGT_0939 uracil phosphoribosyltransferase~PFAM: phosphoribosyltransferase), with protein sequence MPAKTVMNQEDIRRTLSRIAHEITERNKNTSALVLVGMQTRGVPLANRLAGLIQEFESVEVPVGALDFSLYRDDLNRGNFNPQVKSTDIPVNIDGKFVILVDDVLYTGRSTRAAMDALIDFGRPKSIQLAVIIDRGHRELPIRADYVGKNIPSAANEDIRVKLMEIDGRDEVVIAVVEDGS encoded by the coding sequence ATGCCCGCCAAAACGGTAATGAACCAGGAAGACATCCGGCGCACCCTGTCCCGGATAGCTCACGAAATAACCGAGCGCAATAAAAACACTTCTGCCCTGGTGCTGGTGGGCATGCAGACCCGAGGCGTGCCCCTGGCCAACCGTCTGGCCGGACTGATTCAAGAATTCGAAAGCGTCGAGGTGCCGGTCGGCGCCCTGGATTTCAGCCTCTACCGCGATGACCTCAACCGCGGCAATTTCAACCCCCAGGTCAAGTCCACAGATATCCCGGTGAACATCGACGGCAAGTTTGTGATTCTGGTGGATGACGTCCTTTACACCGGACGCTCCACCCGGGCGGCCATGGATGCCCTTATCGACTTCGGACGGCCGAAATCCATCCAGCTGGCGGTGATTATCGACCGGGGACACCGGGAACTACCGATACGGGCGGACTACGTCGGTAAGAATATCCCCTCGGCGGCCAACGAAGATATCAGGGTGAAACTGATGGAAATAGACGGCCGGGACGAAGTGGTCATCGCCGTGGTGGAGGATGGTTCATGA
- a CDS encoding aspartate carbamoyltransferase (TIGRFAM: aspartate carbamoyltransferase~KEGG: dev:DhcVS_982 aspartate carbamoyltransferase, catalytic chain~PFAM: aspartate/ornithine carbamoyltransferase carbamoyl-P binding domain; aspartate/ornithine carbamoyltransferase Asp/Orn-binding region): MTEATAPLETKSWHRRHILDVDDMSPEEFETIFRTADAMKDVLARPIRKVPALRGQMVVNMFYENSTRTRASFEIAAKNLSADVLNMTASASSVTKGESLTDTIRTLEALGANIIVMRHQLSGAPYLAARHSHAAIVNGGDGWHAHPTQALLDLYTIRERKGTFKGLRAVIVGDIRHSRVAHSNIWGMTRLGMQVTLCAPPTLLPYGLEKAGGMMPEVAVETDLDRAIQGADVVMTLRLQRERQQSGLLPSVGEYIRRYQVNETRLKKAATDALLMHPGPVNEDIELAASAAGGTASTIDRQVENGVAVRMAVLYLISGRQSEL, encoded by the coding sequence ATGACCGAAGCAACCGCTCCGCTGGAAACCAAAAGCTGGCATCGCCGGCATATACTGGACGTCGATGACATGTCACCGGAAGAATTCGAAACCATATTCCGAACTGCCGACGCCATGAAGGACGTGCTGGCCCGCCCCATCCGGAAGGTGCCGGCCTTGCGCGGCCAGATGGTGGTCAATATGTTCTACGAGAACTCCACCCGCACCCGCGCCTCCTTCGAAATAGCCGCCAAGAATCTGTCCGCCGATGTCCTGAACATGACGGCCTCGGCCTCATCCGTCACCAAGGGCGAGAGCCTGACCGATACCATCAGGACGCTGGAAGCACTGGGCGCCAATATCATAGTGATGCGCCATCAGTTGTCCGGAGCGCCCTACCTGGCCGCCCGTCACAGCCACGCGGCTATCGTTAACGGCGGCGACGGCTGGCACGCCCACCCGACCCAGGCCCTGCTGGACCTGTACACCATCCGGGAACGCAAAGGCACGTTCAAGGGACTCAGGGCGGTCATCGTCGGCGATATCCGCCACAGCCGGGTGGCCCACTCCAATATCTGGGGCATGACCCGCCTGGGTATGCAGGTAACGTTGTGCGCCCCGCCGACACTCCTGCCATACGGTCTGGAAAAAGCCGGGGGAATGATGCCCGAAGTTGCCGTCGAGACCGACCTGGATAGAGCTATCCAAGGCGCTGACGTGGTGATGACACTGAGACTCCAGCGGGAACGCCAGCAGAGCGGGCTTCTGCCGTCGGTGGGCGAATATATCAGACGCTACCAGGTGAATGAGACCCGGTTGAAAAAGGCCGCTACCGACGCCCTGCTGATGCATCCCGGCCCGGTCAACGAAGATATCGAACTGGCCGCCTCGGCGGCCGGCGGGACAGCTTCGACCATCGACCGACAGGTGGAGAACGGCGTGGCTGTCCGCATGGCGGTCCTGTACCTCATCAGCGGCAGGCAGAGCGAATTATGA
- a CDS encoding dihydroorotase, multifunctional complex type (KEGG: deh:cbdb_A1114 dihydroorotase~TIGRFAM: dihydroorotase, multifunctional complex type~PFAM: amidohydrolase) → MKSILIKNGQVIDPARGVNGRYDVAVTNGSITAIGQNLEPGDNHKVIDAAGKIVTPGFIDLHCHLRQPGAEQKETIYSGTRAAARGGFTAVCAMPNTDPAIDDRLSADFIKHTATTEGAVRVLPVGCITRGRRGERLAELGELAEAGVIGFSDDGSSVPSARLLKQAMEYARGLDLPVLEHCEEAGLAEGGQINEGIIATRLGLAGIPAAAEEMIIARDIALASLTGARLHLCHVSTRGGVAIIRQAKAKGVRVTAEVTPHHLTLTEERCLNYDTAAKVNPPLRTPDDVTALIDGINDGTINAIATDHAPHTDNDKCCEFALAPFGISGLETAFGSLMGLVAEGRVELNRIIECLTAAPAGIIGPGHGVTGSLTPGDPADIVILDTAMEWTVDTSQFASRGKNTPLAGEKLTGKVIMTIFGGDIIFRDTE, encoded by the coding sequence ATGAAAAGCATCCTGATTAAAAACGGGCAGGTCATCGACCCGGCGCGCGGAGTGAACGGGCGGTATGACGTAGCCGTCACCAACGGCAGTATCACCGCAATAGGCCAAAACCTGGAACCGGGAGACAACCATAAAGTCATCGACGCCGCCGGTAAAATAGTGACCCCCGGTTTCATCGACCTCCACTGTCACCTCCGCCAGCCCGGCGCGGAGCAGAAGGAGACCATTTACAGCGGCACCCGGGCGGCGGCGCGGGGCGGCTTCACCGCTGTATGCGCCATGCCCAATACCGACCCGGCCATTGATGACCGCCTCAGCGCCGATTTTATCAAACACACTGCTACTACCGAGGGCGCGGTCCGGGTACTGCCTGTCGGCTGTATCACCCGGGGACGGCGCGGCGAACGACTGGCGGAACTGGGTGAGCTGGCCGAAGCCGGCGTCATCGGTTTCTCCGACGACGGCTCATCCGTGCCTTCGGCGCGACTGCTGAAGCAGGCCATGGAATATGCCCGAGGACTGGACTTGCCGGTGCTGGAACACTGTGAGGAAGCCGGGCTGGCCGAGGGCGGCCAGATTAACGAAGGCATTATAGCCACCCGGCTCGGCCTGGCCGGCATCCCGGCCGCCGCCGAAGAAATGATTATCGCCCGCGATATTGCCCTGGCCTCACTTACCGGCGCCCGCCTCCATTTATGTCATGTAAGTACCCGCGGCGGCGTCGCCATCATCCGCCAGGCCAAGGCCAAAGGCGTCCGGGTGACGGCTGAGGTCACGCCCCATCACCTGACGCTGACCGAAGAGCGTTGTCTGAATTACGATACCGCCGCCAAAGTCAATCCGCCGCTGAGGACACCCGACGACGTGACGGCTTTGATCGACGGCATCAACGACGGCACCATCAACGCCATCGCCACCGACCACGCCCCCCATACCGACAACGACAAGTGCTGTGAATTCGCCCTGGCGCCGTTCGGCATCTCCGGACTGGAAACCGCCTTCGGCAGTCTGATGGGGCTGGTGGCTGAAGGCCGGGTCGAGCTGAACAGAATCATCGAATGTCTGACCGCCGCTCCGGCGGGCATCATCGGTCCGGGACACGGTGTCACCGGCTCACTGACGCCCGGCGACCCGGCCGACATCGTAATTCTGGATACCGCCATGGAATGGACGGTTGACACCTCCCAATTCGCCTCCCGGGGTAAGAACACGCCACTGGCCGGAGAGAAACTGACCGGGAAAGTCATCATGACCATCTTCGGCGGCGACATCATTTTCCGAGACACCGAATAA
- a CDS encoding carbamoyl-phosphate synthase, small subunit (KEGG: det:DET1201 carbamoyl phosphate synthase small subunit~TIGRFAM: carbamoyl-phosphate synthase, small subunit~PFAM: Carbamoyl-phosphate synthase small chain; glutamine amidotransferase class-I), protein MTKRAILVLADGTVYEGDAFGAATEAVGEVVFATGMTGYQEMLTDPSFAGQILIPTYPLIGNYGINTEDWESDRLQVRGFVVREACVEPSNYQCSATIDDYLRQGDIPGIYGLDTRAITRKLRSHGVMMGMITTEKTPEQAVGCLRETPDYGQTDFVREVSTAEPYEWDSDDLPADAPRIALLDLGCKFNIMRILKNHGCRVTAFPCTASADEMLAVNPAGIMLSPGPGDPELLDYAVSTVRTLAESGKPVMGICLGNQLVARAFGGRNFKLKFGHRGGNHPVKDLASGRVHITAQNHGYAVDPASIADSGLEVTHINLNDGTVEGMEHRDLPVFTIQYHSEASPGPLDNLYLFRQFMDMTGAAR, encoded by the coding sequence ATGACAAAACGCGCCATACTGGTACTGGCTGACGGAACGGTATATGAAGGAGACGCCTTCGGAGCGGCAACGGAGGCTGTGGGAGAAGTGGTTTTCGCTACCGGCATGACCGGCTATCAGGAAATGCTGACGGATCCTTCTTTCGCCGGGCAGATACTGATACCGACCTACCCTCTCATCGGTAATTACGGGATCAACACCGAAGACTGGGAATCAGACCGGCTTCAGGTACGCGGTTTCGTCGTCCGGGAAGCCTGCGTCGAACCTTCCAATTACCAATGCTCGGCCACTATCGACGACTACCTGCGGCAGGGCGATATCCCCGGCATCTACGGACTGGACACCCGCGCCATAACCCGCAAACTGCGCAGTCACGGGGTAATGATGGGCATGATAACCACCGAGAAAACCCCGGAACAGGCAGTAGGCTGTCTGCGGGAGACGCCGGATTACGGACAGACCGATTTTGTCCGGGAAGTCAGTACCGCCGAACCTTACGAATGGGATTCCGACGACCTGCCGGCGGACGCGCCTCGGATAGCCCTGCTGGACCTGGGCTGTAAGTTCAATATCATGCGGATACTTAAAAACCACGGTTGCCGGGTAACGGCCTTCCCCTGCACCGCTTCCGCCGACGAAATGCTGGCCGTTAATCCGGCCGGCATCATGCTGTCGCCCGGGCCGGGCGACCCGGAACTGCTGGACTATGCCGTCAGTACGGTCAGGACTCTGGCGGAAAGCGGCAAACCGGTCATGGGTATCTGCCTGGGCAACCAGCTGGTGGCCCGGGCGTTCGGCGGGCGCAATTTCAAACTGAAGTTCGGCCACCGGGGAGGCAACCACCCGGTGAAGGACCTGGCTTCCGGCAGGGTACATATCACCGCCCAGAATCACGGCTATGCGGTTGACCCGGCCTCCATCGCAGACAGCGGGCTGGAAGTGACCCACATCAACCTCAATGACGGCACGGTGGAGGGCATGGAACACCGTGACCTGCCGGTCTTCACCATTCAATATCACTCCGAAGCCTCGCCGGGGCCGCTGGACAACCTGTATCTGTTTCGACAATTCATGGATATGACGGGAGCCGCCAGATGA